The proteins below are encoded in one region of Rosa rugosa unplaced genomic scaffold, drRosRugo1.1 SCAFFOLD_207, whole genome shotgun sequence:
- the LOC133724187 gene encoding abscisic acid receptor PYL2-like has translation MESSQREPPQGLTSEELSELEPLIGTYHKFDPSPNTCTSLITQRIEAPTGLVWPLVRSFDNPQKYKHFIKSCNMSGDGGVGSIREVTVVSGLPASTSTERLEILDDDKHVLSFRVVGGEHRLNNYKSVTSVNEFEKDGKVYSVVLESYVVDIPEGNTGEDTKMFVDTVIKLNLQKLAVVAMANLHGGGHE, from the coding sequence ATGGAGTCGAGCCAAAGGGAACCTCCTCAGGGGCTAACCTCCGAGGAACTTTCCGAGCTTGAGCCCCTCATTGGCACCTACCACAAATTCGACCCCTCCCCCAACACATGCACGTCCCTAATCACGCAACGAATCGAAGCTCCGACCGGACTCGTCTGGCCCTTAGTTAGGAGCTTCGACAACCCCCAAAAGTACAAGCACTTCATCAAAAGTTGCAACATGAGCGGCGACGGTGGTGTCGGCAGTATAAGGGAGGTCACCGTGGTCTCGGGCCTCCCAGCGTCCACGAGCACCGAGAGGCTCGAGATACTGGATGATGACAAGCACGTGCTGAGCTTTCGGGTCGTCGGAGGCGAGCACAGGCTCAACAACTACAAGTCAGTCACTTCGGTGAACGAGTTCGAGAAAGACGGCAAGGTTTACTCGGTGGTTTTGGAGTCGTATGTGGTTGATATCCCGGAAGGAAATACCGGAGAGGATACGAAGATGTTTGTGGACACTGTGATCAAGTTGAACCTGCAAAAGCTTGCTGTGGTGGCCATGGCAAATCTACATGGCGGTGGACATGAATAG